The following coding sequences are from one Formosa haliotis window:
- the accD gene encoding acetyl-CoA carboxylase, carboxyltransferase subunit beta has protein sequence MSWFKRKTKGITTTTQEKKDTPKGLWYKSPTGKIVDTEELEQNFYVSPEDGYHVRIGSREYFEILFDDNKFKELDADLSSKDPLKFVDTKKYPDRLKAAQDKTKLTDAVRTAVGKSKGKDLVIACMDFSFIGGSMGSVVGEKIARAANYSLKHKIPLMIISKSGGARMMEAALSLMQLAKTSVKLAQLADAGIPYISLCTDPTTGGTTASFAMLGDINISEPGALIGFAGPRIVRDTTGKELPEGFQTAEFLLEHGFLDFITHRRDLKNKVNLYIDLITNQPLRA, from the coding sequence ATGTCTTGGTTTAAAAGAAAAACAAAAGGAATAACCACCACTACACAGGAGAAAAAAGATACTCCAAAAGGACTTTGGTATAAATCTCCAACGGGTAAAATTGTAGATACCGAAGAGTTAGAACAAAATTTTTATGTAAGTCCAGAAGATGGTTATCACGTAAGAATTGGTAGTAGAGAATACTTCGAAATACTTTTCGACGACAATAAATTTAAAGAATTAGATGCAGACCTTAGCTCTAAAGACCCATTAAAATTTGTCGACACTAAAAAATATCCAGATCGTTTAAAAGCGGCTCAGGATAAAACCAAATTAACAGATGCCGTAAGAACAGCGGTTGGAAAATCTAAAGGTAAAGACTTGGTCATTGCTTGTATGGATTTCAGTTTTATTGGCGGCTCAATGGGGAGCGTTGTAGGAGAAAAAATTGCTCGTGCAGCCAATTATTCTTTAAAACACAAAATTCCTTTAATGATTATTTCTAAATCTGGGGGAGCTAGAATGATGGAAGCAGCATTATCTTTAATGCAATTAGCTAAAACATCGGTAAAACTAGCCCAATTGGCAGATGCAGGAATTCCTTATATATCCTTATGTACAGATCCTACTACTGGCGGAACAACAGCTTCTTTTGCTATGTTAGGAGATATTAACATTAGTGAGCCAGGAGCTTTAATTGGATTTGCCGGACCTAGAATTGTAAGAGACACCACAGGAAAAGAACTTCCTGAAGGCTTTCAAACTGCCGAGTTTTTATTAGAACACGGCTTTCTAGATTTCATTACACATCGTAGAGATTTAAAGAACAAAGTTAATTTGTATATCGATTTAATTACAAATCAACCATTAAGAGCTTAA
- a CDS encoding polyribonucleotide nucleotidyltransferase: protein MIPKVFKEVIDLGDGREISIETGKLAKQAHGSVVVQSGNCMLLCTIVSNYKQSDVDFLPLTVDYREKFAAAGRYPGGFFKREARPSDGEVLTMRLVDRVLRPLFPKDYHAETQVMIQLMSHDENVMPDALAGLAASAAIQLSDVPFETPISEARVGRINGEFIINPTQAQLLESDIDMMIGASADSVMMVEGEMLEISEEEMADAIKFAHEAIKVQCAAQIKLAEAFGKKETREYEPEREDEDLAKKVHDMAYDKVYAVAKAGSAKHERGAAFAEIKEEIKATFSEEELEDFGDLVSKYYSKAEKAAIRNLTLDEGLRLDGRKTDEIRPIWCEVDYLPSTHGSSIFTRGETQALATVTLGTSREANQIDMPSYEGEERFYLHYNFPPFSTGEARPLRGTSRREVGHGNLAQRALKNMVPADCPYTVRVVSEVLESNGSSSMATVCAGTMALMDAGVQLKKPVSGIAMGLITDVESGKYAVLSDILGDEDHLGDMDFKVTGTADGITACQMDIKVKGLSYEILVKALKQAREGRLHILGKLTDTIAAPAEDVKPHSPKMITRRIPNEFIGALIGPGGKVIQELQKETNTTIVINEDPVTEEGIVEILGVGNDGIAAVQAKIDSLLFKPEVGKTYKVKVIKMLDFGAVVEYLDAPGNEVLLHVSELAWERTENVSDVVNMGDVFEVKYFGIDPKTRKEKVSRKAILPKPEGYVARPPRENNDRGGRDNRGRDNRGRDNRRDDRKPRERKDD from the coding sequence ATGATTCCAAAAGTTTTTAAAGAGGTCATAGACCTTGGTGATGGGAGAGAAATTTCCATCGAAACCGGAAAATTAGCTAAACAAGCTCATGGATCGGTTGTTGTACAATCTGGAAATTGCATGTTATTATGTACTATTGTTTCCAATTACAAACAAAGTGATGTTGACTTTTTACCATTAACGGTAGATTATAGAGAAAAATTTGCAGCTGCTGGACGTTATCCTGGCGGATTCTTTAAAAGAGAAGCACGACCAAGTGATGGCGAAGTTTTAACTATGCGTCTTGTAGACCGTGTTTTACGTCCACTTTTCCCAAAAGATTACCACGCAGAAACTCAAGTTATGATTCAATTAATGTCTCATGACGAAAACGTGATGCCAGATGCGTTAGCTGGATTAGCTGCTTCGGCCGCCATTCAACTATCCGATGTACCTTTTGAAACGCCAATATCTGAAGCAAGAGTTGGTCGTATCAACGGAGAATTTATCATCAACCCTACTCAAGCACAATTATTAGAGTCTGACATCGATATGATGATTGGAGCATCTGCTGATTCTGTTATGATGGTTGAAGGTGAAATGTTAGAAATTTCTGAAGAAGAAATGGCAGATGCAATTAAATTTGCTCACGAAGCTATTAAAGTACAATGTGCTGCACAAATAAAGTTAGCTGAAGCCTTTGGTAAAAAAGAGACTCGTGAATACGAACCAGAACGCGAAGATGAAGATTTAGCGAAAAAAGTTCACGATATGGCATACGACAAAGTGTATGCTGTAGCAAAAGCGGGATCTGCAAAACACGAAAGAGGTGCTGCATTTGCTGAAATAAAAGAAGAAATTAAAGCAACATTCTCTGAAGAAGAGCTAGAAGATTTCGGCGATTTAGTATCTAAGTATTATAGCAAAGCAGAAAAAGCTGCGATTAGAAATTTAACTTTAGATGAAGGTTTACGTCTTGATGGTCGTAAAACCGATGAGATTAGACCAATATGGTGTGAAGTAGATTACTTACCATCAACACATGGGTCTTCAATCTTTACTCGTGGAGAAACTCAAGCATTAGCAACAGTTACTTTAGGAACATCTAGAGAAGCAAACCAAATAGACATGCCGTCTTACGAAGGCGAAGAGCGTTTCTATTTACATTACAACTTCCCTCCTTTCTCAACTGGTGAAGCGCGTCCGTTAAGAGGAACCTCTCGTCGTGAAGTAGGTCATGGAAACTTAGCACAACGTGCTTTAAAAAATATGGTTCCTGCAGATTGCCCTTACACAGTACGTGTGGTTTCTGAAGTTTTAGAATCTAACGGTTCTTCTTCTATGGCTACTGTTTGTGCTGGTACAATGGCATTAATGGATGCTGGAGTTCAATTAAAGAAACCGGTTTCAGGTATCGCTATGGGACTTATTACCGATGTTGAATCAGGGAAATATGCTGTACTATCAGACATATTAGGTGATGAAGATCATTTAGGTGATATGGACTTTAAAGTAACAGGTACTGCAGATGGTATTACAGCTTGCCAAATGGACATTAAAGTAAAAGGATTATCTTACGAAATTCTTGTAAAAGCATTAAAACAAGCCCGCGAAGGTCGTTTACATATTTTAGGTAAATTAACAGATACTATTGCTGCTCCTGCAGAAGATGTGAAACCACACTCACCAAAAATGATTACTAGAAGAATTCCTAATGAATTTATTGGTGCATTAATTGGTCCTGGAGGAAAAGTAATTCAAGAATTACAAAAAGAAACAAATACAACTATTGTTATCAACGAAGACCCTGTTACAGAAGAAGGTATTGTTGAAATCTTAGGTGTAGGAAACGATGGTATCGCTGCCGTACAAGCTAAAATCGACTCATTATTATTTAAACCTGAAGTTGGTAAAACGTATAAGGTTAAAGTAATAAAAATGCTAGACTTTGGTGCTGTAGTAGAATATCTAGATGCACCTGGTAACGAAGTATTATTACACGTAAGTGAATTAGCTTGGGAACGTACAGAAAATGTATCGGATGTTGTGAATATGGGAGATGTCTTTGAAGTAAAGTATTTTGGAATTGATCCAAAAACACGCAAAGAAAAAGTATCTCGTAAAGCCATTTTACCTAAGCCTGAAGGTTATGTAGCTAGACCACCAAGAGAAAATAACGATCGTGGTGGACGTGATAATAGAGGTAGAGATAATCGCGGACGTGACAACCGTCGTGACGACAGAAAACCAAGAGAAAGAAAAGACGATTAA
- the rpsO gene encoding 30S ribosomal protein S15 — MYLTKESKEELFAKHGKGKKDTGTAEGQIALFTHRINHLTEHLKKNRKDYNTERSLVKLVGKRRALLDYLTKKDILRYRAIVKELGLRK, encoded by the coding sequence ATGTATTTAACAAAAGAATCTAAAGAAGAGCTTTTTGCAAAACACGGTAAAGGAAAAAAAGATACTGGAACTGCAGAAGGACAAATTGCATTATTCACGCACAGAATTAATCACTTAACAGAACACTTAAAAAAGAATCGTAAAGATTATAATACAGAGCGTTCATTAGTAAAATTAGTAGGTAAGCGTAGAGCATTACTTGATTACTTAACTAAGAAGGATATCTTAAGATATCGTGCAATTGTTAAAGAATTAGGATTAAGAAAATAA
- the tamL gene encoding translocation and assembly module lipoprotein TamL: MKQRFSKIVLFILITGLITACNSVKRVGENEHLLVKNTIYIDSVKNKSEQIDNLLYQEPNKSMFGLPVRLYIYNLARPNIDSILDAHLNRSAKHRKRLERFLSKKQLGQYIESKQGFNSWLKSTGEAPTLVSEPRAIKSVKRLEDYYTNNGWFDVSAKFDTIQKTAKKTEVEYHVNLGSPYVIDSVSTKIMSPIVDSIYNQFKNRSFLVKGKQYKTEDFEAERDRITRSLRNHGIYQFSQDYVIFQADTINTNKKIGVEIQIKDYALKNQDSARRVPFKVYKIKDVNIFTDSSHDTRNSTIQDSVSFNGYNLYSYEKMAFRPKALTDAVFINPGNVFSDIARTRTYQHLSELKTFKYPDIKYIENPDTTLTANIYLKPLKKFNLGFSTEVSMSDIQVIGFTVSPSLLARNIFKGAETLQLSGFASIGSSKEASSNSSKNKDVFFDINEIGADLKLTIPRLFFPIKTDSLIPKYMSPTTRIGLTVASQKNVGLDKRSFTGSLNYNWRPKKGKTQALDLFNAQYVRNLNPDNYFYVYSTSYNTLNDMAHDIGYIPRTEDLSIPDGTDEFINEVLSDNPPPGTTDDDIQTVNNIDERMIRLTENNLIVSTAYTFIKDSRRNTSDEDFFIFRFKIESAGNLLALGSKLANSPKNDDGRYELFNVAYSQFIKTEFDFTKHWDLGHKNILAIRSFFGIAVPYGNSPNIPFAKSFFAGGANDNRAWTAYDLGPGSSQSNDDFNEANLKLALNIEHRFNMFGDLYGAFFVDIGNIWNVFDNIEDESATFNNLSSLKDTAIGSGFGLRYDFSFLVFRFDIGFKTYDPSYSEGERWLKNYNFGHAVYNVGINYPF, encoded by the coding sequence TTGAAACAAAGGTTCTCAAAAATAGTGTTATTTATTTTAATAACGGGTTTAATTACGGCTTGTAATTCTGTTAAAAGAGTTGGAGAGAACGAGCATTTGTTGGTAAAAAACACGATTTATATAGATAGTGTTAAAAACAAGTCCGAGCAAATTGACAACTTATTATATCAAGAGCCTAATAAATCTATGTTTGGTCTTCCCGTGCGACTATACATTTACAATTTAGCACGACCAAATATAGACTCGATTTTAGATGCCCATTTAAATAGGTCGGCAAAACACCGCAAACGCTTAGAACGTTTTTTATCTAAAAAGCAACTAGGACAATATATAGAATCTAAACAAGGTTTTAACAGCTGGCTAAAATCTACTGGGGAAGCTCCTACTCTAGTTAGTGAACCAAGAGCTATTAAATCGGTTAAGCGTTTAGAAGATTACTACACTAATAATGGCTGGTTTGATGTCTCGGCAAAATTTGATACTATACAAAAAACAGCCAAAAAGACAGAAGTAGAATACCATGTAAATTTGGGCTCACCCTATGTTATTGATAGTGTTTCTACCAAAATAATGTCGCCTATTGTAGATTCTATTTATAATCAGTTTAAAAACAGATCCTTCTTAGTTAAAGGAAAACAATACAAAACTGAAGATTTTGAAGCCGAACGAGACAGAATTACTAGAAGTCTTCGAAATCATGGAATATATCAATTTAGTCAAGACTATGTTATTTTTCAAGCAGATACTATAAATACTAATAAAAAAATAGGCGTAGAAATTCAAATTAAAGATTACGCTTTAAAAAACCAAGATTCTGCAAGACGTGTCCCGTTTAAGGTTTATAAAATAAAAGACGTTAATATTTTTACCGATTCTTCTCACGATACTAGAAATTCTACGATTCAAGATTCGGTAAGTTTTAATGGCTACAACTTATATAGTTACGAAAAAATGGCGTTTCGCCCAAAAGCCCTTACCGATGCTGTATTTATAAATCCGGGCAATGTTTTTAGTGATATAGCAAGAACCCGTACCTATCAGCATTTAAGCGAACTTAAAACCTTTAAATACCCAGATATAAAATATATTGAAAACCCAGATACTACACTAACAGCCAACATTTACCTAAAACCATTAAAGAAGTTTAATCTAGGGTTTAGTACCGAAGTATCCATGAGCGATATTCAGGTTATTGGATTTACTGTTAGTCCGAGTTTATTGGCCAGAAACATTTTTAAAGGTGCCGAAACCTTACAATTATCCGGGTTTGCCTCTATTGGTTCTTCAAAAGAAGCTAGTAGTAATTCTAGTAAAAACAAAGATGTATTTTTCGATATCAATGAAATAGGTGCCGATTTAAAATTAACGATTCCAAGATTATTTTTTCCTATAAAAACCGATAGTCTAATCCCTAAGTACATGTCGCCAACCACGCGAATTGGCTTAACAGTTGCTAGTCAGAAAAACGTAGGATTAGACAAACGTTCCTTTACAGGATCTTTAAATTATAATTGGAGACCAAAAAAGGGAAAGACTCAAGCGTTAGATTTATTTAACGCACAATATGTTCGTAACTTAAATCCAGACAACTATTTCTATGTTTATAGTACATCGTACAATACGTTAAACGATATGGCTCATGACATTGGATATATTCCAAGAACCGAAGATTTGAGTATTCCCGATGGTACAGACGAGTTTATTAACGAAGTTTTAAGCGACAACCCTCCTCCAGGCACCACAGACGACGATATACAAACCGTTAATAATATAGACGAGCGTATGATTCGTTTAACAGAAAACAACCTAATTGTTTCTACTGCCTACACCTTTATTAAAGACAGCAGAAGAAACACAAGCGACGAAGATTTCTTTATTTTTAGATTTAAAATAGAATCTGCTGGAAATTTATTAGCACTAGGTTCTAAACTTGCAAATAGTCCTAAAAACGACGACGGGCGTTACGAGTTGTTTAATGTAGCCTATTCTCAATTCATTAAAACAGAATTCGATTTTACAAAACACTGGGATTTAGGTCATAAAAACATATTGGCTATTAGAAGCTTTTTCGGAATTGCTGTGCCTTACGGCAACTCTCCAAACATCCCGTTTGCAAAGAGTTTCTTCGCGGGTGGAGCGAACGACAATAGAGCGTGGACAGCCTACGATTTAGGTCCTGGTAGCTCGCAAAGTAACGACGATTTTAACGAAGCCAACCTTAAACTAGCATTAAATATCGAGCACAGATTTAATATGTTTGGCGATTTATACGGAGCTTTTTTTGTAGATATTGGAAATATCTGGAATGTTTTTGATAATATAGAAGATGAAAGTGCCACTTTCAATAATTTAAGTTCATTGAAAGATACAGCCATTGGTTCTGGTTTCGGACTCCGTTACGACTTTAGCTTCTTAGTCTTTAGATTCGACATAGGTTTTAAAACTTACGATCCGTCTTATTCTGAAGGCGAACGATGGCTTAAAAATTATAATTTTGGCCATGCCGTTTATAATGTGGGTATTAACTATCCATTTTAA
- the rpe gene encoding ribulose-phosphate 3-epimerase, with protein MCSKLIAPSILAADFGNLQRDIEMVNTSEADWFHIDIMDGVFVPNISYGMPVLEAINKHAKKTIDVHLMIVDPDRYIKTFANLGSDVLTVHYEACTHLHRTLQAIKTEGMKAGVALNPHTNINVLEDTINDIDLVLIMSVNPGFGGQKFIENTYSKIEQLKALILRKGAQTKIEVDGGVTDKNAKALVESGADILVAGSYVFKSSDQEKTISELKALVNS; from the coding sequence ATGTGTTCAAAATTAATTGCTCCCTCTATTTTAGCTGCCGATTTTGGTAATCTACAACGAGATATTGAAATGGTAAATACAAGTGAAGCCGATTGGTTTCATATCGATATTATGGATGGTGTTTTCGTCCCTAATATTTCTTATGGTATGCCTGTTTTAGAAGCAATAAATAAGCACGCTAAAAAAACAATCGATGTACATTTAATGATTGTTGATCCTGACCGATACATTAAAACCTTTGCAAATTTAGGAAGCGATGTTCTTACAGTACATTACGAAGCTTGCACACATCTTCATAGAACCCTTCAGGCCATTAAGACTGAAGGTATGAAAGCAGGAGTAGCACTAAATCCGCATACCAACATAAACGTTTTAGAAGACACTATTAATGATATAGACTTGGTATTAATCATGAGTGTAAACCCTGGTTTTGGAGGTCAGAAATTCATTGAAAATACCTATTCTAAAATTGAACAATTAAAAGCATTAATACTACGAAAAGGAGCACAAACGAAAATAGAAGTAGACGGAGGAGTCACCGATAAAAATGCCAAAGCATTAGTTGAGTCTGGTGCCGATATTTTGGTTGCCGGCAGTTATGTTTTTAAAAGTTCGGATCAAGAAAAAACGATTTCCGAATTAAAAGCATTAGTCAATTCTTAA
- a CDS encoding RNA methyltransferase, translated as MLSKNQIKLINKLKLKKHRVESNLFVAEGIKTIKELLQSDLKLQHLYTTESFNIESTLETLISEADLKRISFLTTPNQALAVFEIPKAKAIDLSQLCVALDDVRDPGNLGTIIRLCDWFGIRDLICNKGTVDCFNPKVVQATMGSITRVNISYLDLEYFLKEAEVPIFGAFMDGENVYTHTLPNSGILVMGNEANGISTPIEALITEKIAIPRFGDLKATESLNVATATSILLSEFKRRTIET; from the coding sequence ATGTTATCAAAAAATCAAATAAAATTAATTAATAAATTAAAGCTTAAAAAGCATAGAGTAGAGTCGAATTTGTTTGTAGCAGAAGGGATAAAAACAATTAAAGAATTGTTGCAATCCGACCTAAAACTACAACATTTATATACTACAGAAAGTTTTAATATTGAAAGTACTTTAGAAACGCTAATTTCTGAAGCCGATTTAAAACGAATTAGCTTTTTAACAACTCCCAATCAGGCACTGGCTGTTTTCGAAATCCCTAAGGCAAAAGCTATAGATCTTTCACAACTATGTGTGGCATTAGACGATGTTCGGGATCCTGGTAATCTAGGAACCATTATCCGATTGTGCGATTGGTTTGGTATCCGGGATTTAATTTGCAATAAAGGAACTGTAGATTGTTTTAATCCAAAAGTAGTACAAGCTACGATGGGGTCTATAACACGTGTAAATATAAGTTATCTAGATTTAGAATATTTCTTAAAAGAAGCTGAAGTTCCTATTTTTGGTGCTTTTATGGACGGTGAAAATGTATACACACACACCTTACCTAATTCTGGTATTTTGGTAATGGGAAATGAGGCTAACGGAATCTCAACCCCAATAGAAGCTTTAATAACTGAAAAAATAGCAATCCCGAGATTTGGAGATTTAAAAGCTACCGAAAGTTTAAATGTTGCTACAGCAACTTCAATATTGTTAAGCGAATTTAAACGACGAACTATTGAAACGTAA
- the fbaA gene encoding class II fructose-bisphosphate aldolase: MGHNIKPGVATGKEVQEIFKYAKEKGFALPAVNVIGSNTINGVLETARDLNAPVIIQFSNGGAVFNAGKGLSNENQKAAIAGATAGAKHVHLMAEAYGVPVILHTDHCAKKLLPWIDGLLDASEKHFAETGKPLYSSHMIDLSEEPIEENIAICKEYLARMSKMGMTLEIELGITGGEEDGVDNSDVDESKLYTQPEEVAYAFEELSKVSDQFTIAAAFGNVHGVYKPGNVKLTPKILKNSQEYISKKYNVEHNHIDFVFHGGSGSTVEEIREGISYGVIKMNIDTDMQFAFMSGIRDYMGEKAEYLKTQIGSPDGPESPNKKYYDPRVWLRKGEETFVARLKKAFEDLNNVNTL; the protein is encoded by the coding sequence ATGGGACATAACATCAAACCAGGAGTTGCAACCGGTAAAGAAGTACAAGAGATTTTTAAATATGCAAAAGAAAAAGGATTTGCACTTCCTGCTGTAAACGTAATAGGATCTAACACTATAAATGGTGTATTAGAAACAGCAAGAGACTTAAATGCTCCCGTTATTATTCAATTTTCTAATGGAGGAGCAGTATTTAATGCCGGAAAAGGATTAAGTAACGAGAACCAAAAAGCTGCTATTGCTGGAGCTACAGCTGGAGCTAAACATGTTCATTTAATGGCCGAAGCTTACGGGGTACCTGTAATTTTACATACAGACCATTGTGCTAAAAAACTTTTACCTTGGATCGATGGTTTATTAGATGCAAGTGAGAAACATTTCGCAGAAACAGGAAAGCCACTTTACAGCTCTCACATGATAGATTTAAGCGAAGAGCCAATTGAAGAAAACATTGCCATTTGTAAAGAATATTTAGCTCGTATGAGTAAAATGGGAATGACTTTAGAAATTGAATTAGGAATTACTGGTGGTGAAGAAGATGGCGTAGATAACAGTGATGTTGATGAATCTAAACTATATACACAACCTGAAGAAGTCGCTTATGCTTTCGAAGAATTAAGTAAAGTAAGCGATCAATTTACTATCGCTGCTGCTTTCGGTAATGTTCACGGTGTTTACAAACCTGGTAACGTAAAATTAACTCCAAAAATTCTAAAAAATTCTCAAGAATATATTTCTAAGAAATATAATGTAGAGCATAACCATATCGACTTCGTATTTCACGGAGGATCTGGTTCTACTGTAGAAGAAATAAGAGAAGGAATTAGTTATGGTGTAATTAAAATGAATATCGATACCGATATGCAATTTGCATTTATGAGCGGTATCCGCGATTATATGGGTGAAAAAGCGGAATATTTAAAAACTCAAATTGGAAGCCCAGACGGACCAGAATCACCAAACAAGAAATATTACGACCCAAGAGTTTGGTTAAGAAAAGGTGAAGAAACCTTCGTAGCCAGACTAAAAAAGGCTTTTGAAGACTTAAATAATGTAAACACATTATAA
- a CDS encoding sigma-70 family RNA polymerase sigma factor: MRQLKITKQVTNRETASLDKYLQEIGKVDLITADEEVELAQRIKAGDQIALEKLTKANLRFVVSVAKQYQNQGLTLPDLINEGNLGLIKAAQRFDETRGFKFISYAVWWIRQSILQALAEQSRIVRLPLNKIGSINKINKTFAFLEQAHERPPSAEEIAKELDMTINDVKESMKNSGRHVSMDAPLVEGEDSNLYDVLNSGESPNPDRELLHESLRTEIERALETLTPREADVIRLYFGLGNQHPMTLEEIGETFDLTRERVRQIKEKAIRRLKHTSRSKILKTYLG, translated from the coding sequence ATGAGACAACTTAAAATTACGAAGCAGGTTACAAACAGAGAAACAGCTTCGCTAGATAAATATCTTCAAGAAATTGGAAAAGTTGACTTAATTACCGCAGACGAGGAAGTAGAATTAGCACAACGCATTAAAGCAGGAGATCAAATCGCTTTAGAAAAATTAACAAAGGCTAATTTACGTTTTGTTGTTTCGGTAGCAAAGCAATATCAAAATCAAGGATTAACATTACCAGATTTAATTAACGAAGGAAATTTGGGTTTAATTAAAGCTGCACAACGTTTTGATGAAACTCGTGGTTTTAAATTTATTTCATATGCCGTATGGTGGATTCGCCAGTCTATTCTTCAAGCTTTAGCAGAACAGTCTAGGATTGTACGTTTACCATTAAACAAAATTGGATCTATTAACAAAATTAATAAGACCTTTGCTTTTCTTGAGCAAGCACATGAGCGTCCGCCAAGTGCAGAAGAAATTGCAAAAGAATTAGACATGACCATTAACGATGTTAAGGAGTCTATGAAGAATTCTGGTCGTCACGTAAGTATGGATGCTCCCCTGGTAGAAGGAGAAGACTCTAACCTTTACGATGTATTAAATAGCGGGGAGTCTCCAAATCCAGACCGTGAATTACTACATGAATCTTTACGAACAGAAATTGAACGTGCTTTAGAAACATTAACACCTCGTGAGGCAGATGTTATTCGATTATATTTCGGATTAGGGAATCAGCACCCAATGACTTTAGAAGAAATTGGAGAGACGTTTGATTTAACGCGTGAACGTGTAAGACAAATTAAAGAAAAGGCTATTAGAAGGTTAAAACACACCTCTAGAAGCAAAATATTAAAAACATATTTAGGATAA
- a CDS encoding transposase codes for MLVHKPANFVDGIKIVIISLYSKVIGYSYIEEKIREVYNFNVSHSHHARITDKVTNDIVACQNRPLEPVYLITWMYGIVFK; via the coding sequence ATGCTAGTTCATAAACCAGCCAATTTCGTCGATGGTATAAAGATTGTGATTATCAGCCTTTACTCTAAAGTTATAGGTTACTCCTATATTGAAGAAAAGATACGAGAAGTTTACAATTTTAATGTATCCCACAGTCACCATGCCCGTATCACAGATAAAGTTACCAATGATATTGTAGCCTGTCAGAACAGACCGCTGGAGCCCGTATATTTAATAACTTGGATGTATGGTATTGTATTTAAGTAA
- a CDS encoding porin family protein — protein sequence MKKLVVIVFFILISQSSFAQLFSRERILNNENFDKDRFSYGYFLGFNSYDFNFDYKADAPNEEIQVETSLGFNVGLLGNLRINDYFDLRFEPGLYITNRKLHYSESYFPDDFTPTDADLIREVKSTYIHFPLLVKFSAKRLNNFKPFVVAGASMSLNLNSNENTPGGNHSGHFRMVKNTYYYEIGAGIDFYLRYFKFTPSIRGVFAINDELVRDDPAEGPSPWTDNIESMKTRGIFVNFTFQ from the coding sequence ATGAAAAAACTAGTTGTAATTGTATTTTTTATTCTGATTTCGCAATCGAGTTTTGCCCAATTATTTAGCCGAGAACGCATTTTAAATAACGAAAATTTTGATAAAGACAGATTTAGTTATGGCTACTTTTTGGGGTTTAACAGTTATGATTTTAATTTCGATTATAAAGCCGATGCTCCTAACGAAGAAATTCAAGTTGAAACAAGTTTAGGGTTTAATGTTGGGCTTCTAGGGAACCTAAGAATTAATGATTATTTCGATTTGCGTTTCGAGCCCGGATTGTATATTACAAATAGGAAATTACATTATTCTGAAAGTTATTTCCCCGATGATTTTACTCCGACCGATGCGGATTTGATTAGAGAAGTTAAATCTACATATATTCACTTTCCGCTTTTAGTTAAATTCTCGGCGAAACGACTAAATAACTTTAAACCCTTTGTAGTAGCCGGAGCTTCCATGTCGTTAAACTTAAACAGTAACGAAAACACACCAGGTGGTAATCACTCTGGACATTTTAGAATGGTAAAAAACACCTATTACTATGAAATTGGTGCCGGAATCGATTTTTATTTACGTTACTTTAAGTTCACCCCATCCATTCGCGGCGTATTTGCTATCAATGACGAATTAGTTCGCGACGATCCTGCAGAAGGTCCTAGTCCATGGACCGACAATATTGAGAGCATGAAAACACGTGGTATTTTTGTAAACTTTACGTTTCAATAG